From a region of the Stenotrophomonas sp. BIO128-Bstrain genome:
- a CDS encoding transposase has product MASQRLQRGRYSHPGYCYALTTTTHDRRKWFEDPLNAEVIIDTLRYMDRCGVSCTLAWVVMPDHVHWLIQLRQDTLARCMLLFKSRSSRLLNERLQRKGKLWQHGYFDHAVRNEASLRRQALYILANPIRAGLASALGEYPHAWSRWPMEA; this is encoded by the coding sequence ATGGCCAGCCAACGCCTCCAACGCGGCCGATACTCGCATCCAGGGTATTGCTACGCGCTCACCACCACCACGCACGACAGGCGCAAGTGGTTCGAGGATCCCCTCAATGCAGAGGTAATCATCGACACGCTGCGCTACATGGATCGTTGCGGGGTCAGTTGCACGTTAGCTTGGGTGGTAATGCCGGACCACGTGCATTGGTTGATCCAATTGCGGCAAGACACCTTGGCTCGTTGCATGCTGCTGTTCAAATCACGCAGCAGCCGATTGTTGAATGAGCGTCTGCAGCGAAAGGGAAAGCTCTGGCAGCACGGGTACTTCGACCACGCCGTGAGAAATGAGGCATCCTTGCGCCGGCAGGCGCTGTACATCCTCGCCAACCCGATACGTGCGGGATTGGCCAGTGCGTTGGGGGAGTACCCGCACGCCTGGTCGCGGTGGCCCATGGAAGCGTAG
- the mgtE gene encoding magnesium transporter, with protein sequence MNREDLLFSIRTLSLSLDAAGFASIAATTHPSDLVDALDALSVDRTLPLLMTLAPPARAALFAHFAELRQDQLLAAMPREAVVQLFEHMPSDDRADLFNRLGDDAKQALLPALTKVERDDILKMASYPEGTVGSATTSDYVWVSPEMTVAQALSHIRATALHSETVNILFVLDHTLRLRGTVALRDLVLANENRTVASVMHEQPIAAKAHWPRLQAAELIRRYDLLALPVTNGGDRMIGIVTVDDAMDIDKEQDASQLARFGGTVSAHGNDLDVRSTPLKQMFRVRVFWLAILTCFGIVTSTFVAAQEELLSQVIVLAAFIAPIVDMGGNTGSQSATLVIRSMALGELKLSWRDVAFVIKRELPVAAALGISIAVLEAVLAYFSKGVGMDVLLVVGSSMLVCTALGGIIGALLPFAARRIGADPATLSAPMITSVMDLVGVFIYFGFAYAFLGDLLVAAA encoded by the coding sequence ATGAACCGCGAAGACCTCCTGTTCTCGATCCGCACCCTCTCGCTCTCCCTCGACGCCGCTGGCTTTGCCAGCATCGCCGCGACCACCCATCCGTCCGATCTGGTCGATGCGCTCGACGCGCTGAGCGTGGACAGGACGCTGCCCTTGCTGATGACGCTCGCGCCACCGGCGCGCGCGGCTCTGTTCGCGCACTTCGCCGAGCTCCGCCAGGATCAACTGCTGGCCGCGATGCCGCGCGAGGCGGTAGTGCAGCTGTTCGAACACATGCCATCGGATGATCGTGCCGATCTGTTCAACCGCCTTGGCGATGACGCCAAGCAGGCACTGCTGCCGGCGCTGACCAAGGTGGAACGCGACGACATCCTCAAGATGGCGTCCTATCCCGAGGGCACGGTCGGTTCGGCGACGACGTCCGACTATGTCTGGGTCTCGCCGGAAATGACGGTCGCGCAGGCGCTTTCACACATCCGCGCCACCGCGCTGCACAGCGAGACGGTGAACATCCTGTTCGTGCTCGACCACACCCTGCGCCTGCGCGGCACCGTGGCGCTGCGCGATCTGGTCCTGGCCAACGAGAACCGCACGGTCGCCTCGGTCATGCATGAGCAGCCGATCGCCGCGAAGGCACATTGGCCGCGACTGCAGGCCGCCGAGCTGATCCGTCGCTACGATCTGCTCGCGCTGCCGGTCACCAACGGCGGAGACCGCATGATCGGCATCGTCACCGTCGACGATGCGATGGACATCGACAAGGAACAGGACGCCTCGCAGCTGGCGCGCTTCGGCGGCACGGTGAGCGCGCACGGCAACGACCTGGACGTTCGCAGCACGCCACTGAAGCAGATGTTCCGAGTGCGGGTGTTCTGGCTGGCGATCCTGACCTGCTTCGGCATCGTCACCAGCACCTTCGTGGCCGCGCAGGAAGAGCTGCTGTCGCAGGTGATCGTGCTGGCCGCCTTCATCGCCCCGATCGTGGACATGGGCGGCAACACCGGCAGCCAGTCGGCCACGCTGGTGATCCGCAGCATGGCACTGGGCGAATTGAAACTGAGCTGGCGCGATGTGGCGTTCGTGATCAAACGCGAACTGCCGGTGGCCGCCGCGCTGGGCATCAGCATCGCCGTGCTGGAAGCGGTCCTGGCCTATTTCAGCAAGGGCGTGGGCATGGACGTGCTGCTGGTGGTGGGCTCGAGCATGCTGGTGTGCACCGCGCTGGGCGGCATCATCGGCGCATTGCTGCCGTTCGCCGCACGCCGCATCGGGGCGGATCCGGCCACGCTGTCGGCCCCGATGATCACCTCGGTGATGGACCTGGTCGGCGTGTTCATCTACTTCGGCTTTGCCTACGCCTTCCTGGGCGACCTGCTGGTCGCCGCTGCCTGA
- a CDS encoding protein-L-isoaspartate O-methyltransferase produces MTIDYSHARELMVEQQIRPWDVLEIRVLDVLARLPREAFVAESHRALAYADIELPLGNGQKMMKPVIEGRTLQALDLQPGDEVLEIGTGSGYLSACMGELAREVLSLEIDAELATTARARLDAAGLGNNVRIETADALSWDTERRFDAICVTGAVDVIPSRFAQWLRPGGRLFVIRGRSPVMEAVLVKADGTTESLFETDIDYLRGAAPAPQFQL; encoded by the coding sequence ATGACGATCGATTACTCCCACGCCCGCGAACTGATGGTCGAACAGCAGATCCGCCCCTGGGATGTGCTGGAAATCCGCGTGCTCGATGTACTGGCACGCTTGCCGCGGGAGGCGTTCGTCGCTGAATCGCACCGGGCCCTGGCCTATGCCGACATCGAGCTGCCGCTGGGCAACGGCCAGAAGATGATGAAGCCGGTCATCGAAGGCCGCACCCTGCAGGCGCTGGATCTGCAGCCGGGTGATGAAGTGCTGGAAATCGGCACCGGCAGCGGCTACCTGAGCGCCTGCATGGGCGAACTGGCCCGCGAAGTGCTGAGCCTGGAGATCGATGCCGAGCTGGCCACCACCGCGCGTGCGCGTCTGGACGCCGCCGGCCTGGGCAACAACGTCCGCATCGAAACCGCCGACGCGCTGAGCTGGGATACCGAGCGCCGCTTCGATGCGATCTGCGTCACCGGCGCGGTGGATGTCATCCCGTCACGTTTCGCCCAGTGGCTGCGTCCGGGCGGTCGACTGTTCGTGATCCGTGGCCGGTCCCCGGTCATGGAAGCGGTGCTGGTCAAGGCGGACGGCACCACTGAATCGCTGTTCGAAACCGATATCGACTACCTGCGCGGTGCCGCCCCGGCACCCCAGTTCCAACTCTGA
- the waaA gene encoding lipid IV(A) 3-deoxy-D-manno-octulosonic acid transferase, whose product MRKSPVEWILRGLYSAVLYLLLPITVYHLVWRGFRVREYFQRWDERYASYPHSSGQPRVWLHAVSVGEVNAAAPLVNALRALRPDIRWVITTITPTGSERVRALWGDAVDHVYLPYDVPGSVGRFLGHFKPSLALILETELWPNLLFGCRDRRIPVYILNARLSARSLRGYRLLRPLIGRALRTVTCVAAQSADDAERFIQLGARPDQVQPLGNLKFDIATPNVQDFIARFHELVPAQHPVWIAASTHEGEEQATIDLHRRLREAVPGLLLLWAPRHPERFPRVEALAREQGWKVATRRQQQWPQADTDVFVIDTLGELMSFYGCAQVAFVGGSLQAIGGHNLLEPAAMGTAAVTGPHLHNFAEISRRMREAGAVVIAEDANGVGDALLTLLRDPQAREDMARAGCALVSNGRGALKRTVALIAPQLPPPVA is encoded by the coding sequence ATGCGTAAAAGCCCTGTCGAATGGATCCTGCGCGGCCTGTACTCGGCCGTGCTCTACCTGCTGTTGCCGATCACCGTGTACCACCTGGTGTGGCGGGGCTTCCGGGTGCGCGAGTACTTCCAGCGCTGGGATGAGCGCTATGCCTCCTATCCGCACTCCAGCGGCCAGCCCCGGGTCTGGCTGCACGCGGTCTCGGTGGGTGAGGTGAACGCCGCAGCGCCACTGGTGAACGCCTTGCGTGCGCTGCGTCCGGACATCCGCTGGGTGATCACCACCATCACCCCGACCGGCTCCGAACGGGTCCGCGCGCTGTGGGGCGATGCGGTCGACCACGTGTACCTGCCGTACGACGTGCCGGGCAGCGTCGGTCGCTTCCTCGGCCACTTCAAGCCGAGCCTGGCGCTGATCCTGGAAACCGAGCTGTGGCCGAACCTGCTGTTCGGGTGCCGCGACCGCAGGATCCCGGTCTACATCCTCAACGCGCGGTTGTCGGCGCGCTCGCTGCGCGGCTACCGCCTGCTGCGGCCGCTGATCGGCCGCGCGCTGCGTACCGTGACCTGTGTGGCGGCGCAATCGGCCGACGATGCCGAGCGCTTCATCCAGCTCGGCGCCCGCCCGGACCAGGTGCAGCCGCTGGGCAATCTGAAATTCGATATCGCCACGCCGAACGTGCAGGACTTCATCGCGCGCTTCCATGAGCTGGTGCCCGCCCAGCATCCGGTCTGGATCGCCGCCAGTACGCACGAGGGCGAAGAGCAGGCCACCATCGATCTGCACCGCCGCCTGCGCGAGGCGGTGCCGGGCCTGCTGCTGTTGTGGGCGCCACGGCATCCCGAGCGCTTCCCAAGGGTGGAAGCGCTGGCCCGCGAGCAGGGCTGGAAGGTGGCCACGCGCCGCCAGCAGCAGTGGCCGCAGGCCGATACCGATGTGTTCGTGATCGATACGCTTGGCGAGTTGATGTCGTTCTACGGGTGCGCCCAGGTGGCCTTCGTCGGTGGCAGCCTGCAGGCCATCGGGGGGCACAACCTACTGGAGCCGGCGGCAATGGGCACCGCAGCAGTCACCGGCCCGCACCTGCACAACTTCGCCGAGATTTCCCGGCGCATGCGCGAGGCCGGTGCGGTGGTCATTGCCGAGGATGCCAACGGGGTCGGCGATGCACTGCTGACCCTGCTGCGTGATCCGCAGGCCCGCGAGGACATGGCCCGGGCGGGCTGCGCGCTGGTGAGCAACGGGCGCGGCGCACTGAAGCGCACCGTGGCCCTGATCGCCCCGCAGTTGCCGCCGCCGGTGGCCTGA
- a CDS encoding TolC family outer membrane protein, translated as MIRRSLALALAAALLPMTASAADLLQVYEMARNGDPQLSAAESTRLYDKEGAVQARAALLPQLNGEASLNRSRTNPNHDLTSSSFTTKSRNYTINGSQTVFNFTQFANLRSQRELSRAADFTLDSANDDLIVRTSAAYFNVLVGIESLSAAQTNEAAAKKQFDFADKRLEVGLAPITDVHEARAQYDQARANTIIAQNTLADAYQALTELTGQPVTDLRALPADFRPELPAKYATIDTLVNEAVAQNPALKAQELKVNAAESGVSAARGAHYPTLSIGATAGKSASWGDVVGDSGSFSPDRRTNSVGLTLNVPIFSGGATQSGVRQALAQRDIAQDGYEQQKRALDRNTRNAYQTLVAGISEVEARRLAVVSAQSAYDASQVGLEVGTRTVLDVIQNQRILFSAQLDYANARYTFLQNRLQLGQAVGTLDIAELQDINRLLTQKAATPSTTVN; from the coding sequence ATGATCCGCCGATCCCTCGCCCTTGCGCTGGCCGCCGCCCTGCTGCCGATGACCGCCTCTGCCGCCGACCTGCTGCAGGTCTACGAAATGGCGCGCAACGGCGATCCGCAGCTCTCGGCTGCCGAGTCGACCCGCCTGTATGACAAGGAAGGCGCCGTGCAGGCGCGTGCCGCATTGCTGCCGCAGCTCAATGGCGAGGCCTCGCTCAACCGCAGCCGCACCAACCCGAACCATGATCTGACCTCCAGCTCGTTCACCACCAAGAGCCGGAACTACACGATCAACGGCAGCCAGACGGTCTTCAACTTCACCCAGTTCGCCAACCTGCGTTCGCAGCGCGAACTGAGCCGCGCAGCGGATTTCACCCTGGATTCGGCCAACGACGACCTGATCGTGCGCACCTCGGCGGCGTACTTCAACGTGCTGGTGGGCATTGAATCGCTGTCGGCCGCGCAGACCAACGAAGCCGCTGCCAAGAAGCAGTTCGACTTCGCCGACAAGCGCCTGGAAGTGGGCCTGGCCCCGATCACCGACGTGCACGAAGCCCGCGCCCAGTACGACCAGGCGCGCGCCAACACGATCATCGCGCAGAACACCCTGGCCGACGCCTACCAGGCGCTGACCGAACTGACCGGCCAGCCGGTCACCGACCTGCGCGCCCTGCCGGCCGATTTCCGTCCGGAGCTGCCGGCCAAGTACGCCACCATCGATACGCTGGTGAACGAGGCCGTTGCGCAGAATCCGGCGCTGAAGGCGCAGGAACTGAAGGTCAACGCTGCCGAATCCGGCGTCTCGGCCGCCCGCGGCGCGCACTACCCGACCCTGTCGATCGGTGCCACTGCCGGCAAGTCGGCCAGCTGGGGTGATGTGGTCGGCGACAGCGGCAGCTTCAGCCCGGACCGCCGCACCAACAGCGTCGGCCTGACTCTGAACGTGCCGATCTTCTCCGGCGGCGCCACCCAGTCCGGCGTGCGCCAGGCGCTGGCCCAGCGTGACATCGCCCAGGACGGTTACGAGCAGCAGAAGCGTGCCCTGGACCGCAACACCCGCAACGCCTACCAGACCCTGGTGGCGGGCATCAGCGAAGTGGAAGCGCGTCGCCTGGCGGTCGTGTCGGCACAGAGCGCCTATGACGCCTCGCAGGTCGGCCTGGAAGTCGGTACGCGTACCGTGCTGGACGTGATCCAGAACCAGCGCATCCTGTTCTCCGCGCAGCTGGACTACGCCAACGCCCGCTACACCTTCCTGCAGAACCGCCTGCAGCTGGGCCAGGCCGTCGGCACGCTGGACATCGCCGAACTGCAGGACATCAACCGCCTGCTGACCCAGAAGGCGGCCACGCCGAGCACCACCGTCAACTGA
- a CDS encoding LpxL/LpxP family Kdo(2)-lipid IV(A) lauroyl/palmitoleoyl acyltransferase, with protein sequence MSDNASTATRPSLRNPRHWPTFAFMLVAFAIARLPWMLQRALGRGVGTVAYRLASSRRRAAEVNLKLCFPEKDDAWRQRLLRDSFDALGVGIFEFARAWWGSIDSIRPQVQIEGLEHLHRMQAEGRGVLLVSGHFMTLEMCGRLLCDHVELSGMYRKHRNPVYEWAVKFGRLRYAKAMYANEDIRATVRHLKKGGFLWYAPDQDMRGKDTVFVPFFGHTASTITATHQLARMTGCAVIPYFHRREGGKYFLKIGAPLENFPSEDVEADTARVNQAIEAMVREAPDQYLWIHRRFKRQPGGRSDYYR encoded by the coding sequence ATGTCCGATAACGCTTCCACCGCCACCCGGCCGTCCCTGCGCAATCCGCGCCACTGGCCGACCTTCGCTTTCATGCTGGTCGCCTTCGCGATCGCCCGCCTGCCGTGGATGCTGCAGCGTGCGCTTGGCCGCGGTGTCGGCACGGTCGCCTACCGGCTGGCCAGCAGCCGCCGGCGTGCCGCCGAGGTCAACCTGAAGCTGTGCTTCCCCGAGAAGGACGACGCCTGGCGCCAGCGCCTGCTGCGCGACAGCTTCGACGCGCTGGGCGTGGGCATCTTTGAATTCGCCCGGGCCTGGTGGGGCAGCATCGACAGCATCCGCCCGCAGGTGCAGATCGAGGGGCTGGAGCACCTGCACCGCATGCAGGCCGAGGGCCGTGGGGTGCTGCTGGTGTCCGGCCACTTCATGACGCTGGAGATGTGCGGCCGCCTGCTGTGCGACCACGTCGAGCTCTCCGGCATGTACCGCAAGCATCGCAACCCGGTGTACGAGTGGGCGGTGAAGTTCGGCCGCCTGCGCTACGCCAAGGCGATGTACGCCAACGAAGACATCCGCGCCACGGTGCGGCATCTGAAGAAGGGCGGCTTCCTCTGGTACGCGCCGGACCAGGACATGCGCGGCAAGGACACGGTGTTCGTGCCGTTCTTCGGCCACACCGCTTCGACCATCACCGCCACGCACCAGCTGGCCCGGATGACCGGCTGCGCGGTGATCCCGTATTTCCACCGTCGCGAAGGCGGCAAGTACTTCCTGAAGATCGGCGCGCCGCTGGAGAATTTCCCCAGCGAGGATGTCGAGGCCGATACTGCGCGCGTCAACCAGGCCATCGAAGCGATGGTGCGCGAGGCCCCGGACCAGTACCTGTGGATCCACCGCCGCTTCAAGCGCCAGCCCGGCGGCCGCAGCGATTATTACCGGTAG
- a CDS encoding O-antigen ligase family protein encodes MPPSSAETTLVPGSPASRAGRWAPWWVIAFVALWPLPGIAEGVLVLGALYAAVRMVQLRLQGNQRLLSSPAWALTSILFLGYWLPQAVSAFDAIDPGTAWRKTAAGLRYLPFMWLVAIAVATPQRRALTLGGLAAITGLWTLDALAQALLGSSPLFWSMDQLKWAVSGHGLCSPEEMALVDRLSGVLGPCNLKFGQVLASLSPFLLFAASRRAGILGWSLVAAAVGVVLVLAGSRAAWLTYALVLVFSGWRLIGVRGLLACVAFGAVAAVVLTVTVPQVGDRVARTAMAWEGESDGVNQALSGRAQIWAAAACMIEAHPINGVGARGFRDAYPACNPDPAAQEVWGAGPALHAHQIVLEILSETGILGLLLWLAAVAQAWRAWRFAPAQARERARPAMLALAVTVFPLNTHLAFYSTFWGGLTLLLAALYAGSLLARDDG; translated from the coding sequence ATGCCTCCCTCGTCGGCTGAGACGACCCTCGTGCCCGGGTCGCCGGCCTCCCGCGCTGGCCGCTGGGCGCCGTGGTGGGTCATCGCGTTCGTTGCGCTGTGGCCGTTGCCGGGCATCGCCGAAGGCGTGCTGGTGCTCGGCGCGCTGTATGCGGCAGTGCGCATGGTGCAGCTGCGGCTGCAGGGCAATCAGCGCCTGCTCAGCAGCCCGGCGTGGGCGCTGACCAGCATCCTGTTCCTGGGCTATTGGCTGCCACAGGCAGTGTCCGCCTTCGATGCGATCGACCCTGGCACCGCGTGGCGCAAAACCGCCGCCGGCCTGCGCTACCTGCCCTTCATGTGGCTGGTGGCGATAGCCGTGGCCACCCCGCAGCGGCGCGCGCTGACCCTGGGCGGTCTGGCCGCGATCACCGGTCTGTGGACCCTCGATGCATTGGCGCAGGCCCTCCTCGGCAGCAGTCCGTTGTTCTGGTCGATGGACCAGCTCAAGTGGGCCGTCAGTGGTCACGGCCTGTGCTCGCCTGAAGAGATGGCGCTGGTGGACCGGCTCAGCGGGGTGCTCGGCCCCTGCAATCTCAAATTCGGCCAGGTGCTGGCCAGCCTCTCGCCGTTCCTGCTGTTCGCTGCCTCCCGCCGCGCCGGCATTCTCGGCTGGTCGCTGGTAGCGGCTGCGGTGGGCGTGGTGCTGGTGCTGGCCGGTTCGCGCGCGGCCTGGCTGACCTATGCGCTGGTGCTGGTGTTCTCCGGCTGGCGCCTGATCGGCGTGCGCGGGCTGCTGGCCTGCGTCGCCTTCGGTGCGGTGGCAGCGGTCGTCCTGACCGTGACCGTGCCCCAGGTCGGCGACCGCGTTGCGCGTACCGCCATGGCCTGGGAGGGTGAGAGCGATGGCGTCAACCAAGCCCTGTCCGGCCGCGCGCAGATCTGGGCGGCAGCTGCCTGCATGATCGAAGCGCACCCCATCAACGGCGTCGGCGCGCGTGGCTTCCGCGACGCCTACCCGGCCTGCAACCCGGACCCTGCTGCCCAGGAAGTCTGGGGCGCGGGTCCGGCACTGCACGCGCACCAGATCGTGCTCGAGATCCTGTCTGAAACCGGCATCCTCGGCCTGCTGCTGTGGCTGGCGGCGGTCGCACAGGCGTGGCGCGCGTGGCGCTTCGCGCCGGCCCAGGCCCGTGAGCGCGCACGCCCGGCGATGCTGGCGCTGGCGGTGACCGTGTTCCCGCTCAACACGCATCTGGCGTTCTATTCCACCTTCTGGGGTGGCCTCACGCTGTTGTTGGCCGCGCTGTATGCCGGCAGTCTGTTGGCACGCGACGACGGGTAG